One Nitrospina watsonii DNA segment encodes these proteins:
- a CDS encoding NnrS family protein, which yields MQKSSTGISAHPFLQNGFRPFFLLGALYSVTNLLIWGGFFAGHRPPPAFLLDPVSWHAHEMIFGFTIAIVAGFLLTAVANWTGRNPAGPMHLAGLSLLWLAGRVVMHFDLGLPEMAIFLVEGSFILALALTLSLPLLKSWNQRNFVFLVLLTILLACDMTFLVTKEFTSLYVAVMIVVAMISLIGGRVIPSFTVAALHQRGKKAKQVAQERLDISAILSLVLIILALVFTGPEGMFLAVVSFLSATLHALRMRHYHTHRILGDPMALILHIGYGWVIAGLILTGFSALGTLPFQISLHALTAGAIGSMTLGMMSRVPLAHTGRTVRATRLTILSFILLQGSALMRVLGPIMNPDNTVNWIMGSATLWAFCFAFYILAYAPILWKPELERRAA from the coding sequence ATGCAAAAATCATCGACAGGCATCTCAGCTCACCCGTTTCTGCAGAACGGGTTTCGCCCTTTTTTCCTTTTGGGCGCGCTGTACAGCGTGACCAACTTGCTCATTTGGGGTGGATTTTTTGCCGGGCACCGTCCGCCGCCTGCATTCCTGTTGGACCCTGTATCGTGGCATGCGCATGAAATGATCTTTGGATTCACCATCGCCATCGTTGCCGGATTTTTGCTGACCGCTGTCGCCAACTGGACGGGCCGCAACCCGGCAGGCCCCATGCATCTGGCGGGGTTGTCCCTCCTCTGGCTGGCCGGACGGGTGGTCATGCATTTTGATCTGGGCCTGCCGGAGATGGCCATCTTCCTCGTTGAAGGTTCCTTTATCCTGGCGCTGGCCCTCACCCTGTCGCTGCCGCTTCTCAAAAGCTGGAACCAACGCAACTTCGTGTTTCTGGTTTTGCTCACTATTCTGCTTGCATGCGACATGACCTTCCTTGTCACGAAAGAATTTACCTCTCTTTATGTTGCTGTGATGATCGTTGTCGCCATGATATCTCTGATTGGCGGGCGCGTGATTCCCTCCTTCACCGTTGCGGCGCTGCATCAGCGCGGGAAAAAAGCCAAACAGGTAGCACAGGAAAGGCTGGACATCTCGGCGATCTTATCGCTGGTTTTGATCATTCTGGCTCTGGTATTTACAGGCCCGGAGGGAATGTTTCTTGCCGTTGTTTCTTTTTTATCCGCAACCCTCCATGCACTGCGCATGCGGCACTACCATACGCATAGAATCCTGGGAGACCCGATGGCTTTGATCCTTCATATTGGTTACGGTTGGGTGATTGCAGGATTGATTTTAACCGGGTTTTCGGCACTGGGCACCCTTCCCTTCCAAATCTCCCTGCATGCCCTGACGGCCGGGGCGATCGGTTCCATGACGCTCGGCATGATGTCCCGCGTGCCGCTGGCCCATACCGGGCGAACCGTGCGTGCAACCAGGCTGACCATATTGAGCTTCATCCTGTTGCAGGGTTCGGCTCTCATGCGGGTATTGGGTCCGATAATGAATCCTGACAATACCGTTAACTGGATTATGGGTTCCGCCACACTTTGGGCATTTTGTTTTGCGTTTTATATTCTGGCTTATGCCCCGATTCTATGGAAACCCGAGCTCGAAAGGCGGGCCGCCTAG
- a CDS encoding lipid A deacylase LpxR family protein: MALFAPGLAAAQPGMDCPEYFFNATDANDFFAGLTDRHFTQGLRLSFVERRFNKKRSDYDSHIKDHCTPERLPVRLSRGVAGFFTGLAHKIGEATLEKGLGFEFDTASFILGHNIYTPEDLSKTGLVSRDRPYAGWFYIGFGFFDEKQDREVLGLPVDTLDSVEIDLGVIGPASGGERVQREWHALIDDEDPKGWDNQLHNEFALLISYDRKYRHRLLEENGMVPGVDWIPGGGVALGNVFTYVAAGGVVRVGYNLPADYGPPRIRPGTQGSDFFETGAGRDRKRVMAYLYTGLEGRAIAHNIFLDGNTFRTSHAVNKRYLVGDWQFGGALAYDCIRLAYTMVYRSQEFKGQFEPDIFGSMTLSVRF; the protein is encoded by the coding sequence ATGGCACTGTTTGCGCCGGGGCTGGCGGCGGCCCAGCCCGGGATGGACTGCCCGGAATACTTCTTCAACGCCACCGACGCCAATGACTTCTTTGCGGGGCTCACCGACCGACATTTCACCCAGGGCCTGCGGCTGTCGTTCGTGGAACGCCGATTCAACAAGAAAAGGTCCGATTACGACTCCCATATAAAAGACCACTGCACTCCCGAGCGCCTGCCTGTCCGTCTCAGCAGGGGGGTGGCGGGATTTTTTACCGGGCTGGCGCACAAAATCGGTGAGGCGACGCTAGAGAAGGGACTGGGTTTTGAGTTTGATACGGCGAGCTTCATCCTCGGACACAACATCTACACGCCGGAAGATTTGTCGAAAACCGGCCTGGTCAGCCGCGACCGGCCCTATGCGGGGTGGTTTTACATCGGCTTCGGGTTCTTTGATGAAAAGCAGGATCGCGAGGTGCTGGGCCTGCCGGTGGATACGCTGGACTCGGTGGAGATCGACCTGGGGGTGATCGGCCCCGCCTCCGGCGGCGAGCGGGTTCAGCGTGAGTGGCACGCGTTGATCGACGACGAGGACCCGAAGGGCTGGGACAACCAGCTCCACAACGAGTTCGCCCTGCTGATTTCCTACGACCGCAAGTACCGCCATCGGCTGCTGGAAGAAAACGGCATGGTCCCGGGGGTGGACTGGATTCCTGGCGGCGGGGTGGCGCTGGGCAACGTGTTCACCTATGTGGCGGCAGGCGGAGTCGTGCGCGTTGGTTACAACCTGCCTGCCGACTATGGTCCGCCGCGCATCCGCCCCGGCACGCAGGGTTCCGACTTTTTTGAAACGGGGGCCGGACGCGACCGCAAACGGGTGATGGCGTACCTGTACACCGGCCTGGAGGGCAGGGCGATTGCGCACAACATTTTTCTCGACGGCAACACGTTTCGAACCAGCCACGCGGTGAACAAACGGTACCTGGTGGGCGACTGGCAGTTCGGCGGCGCGCTGGCGTACGACTGCATCCGTCTGGCTTATACGATGGTGTACCGCTCGCAGGAATTCAAAGGCCAGTTCGAACCCGACATCTTCGGCTCGATGACGCTGTCGGTTCGGTTTTAG
- a CDS encoding NADH-quinone oxidoreductase subunit A, whose translation MLETYTGAAILLLFATVIAVGMVVATSLLGPKREFADKMEPFECGESQIVSPYQRFSVKFYLVAVLFILFDIEAVFLFPWAILYKKLGLFGLVEMILFLIILGIGLMYVWIRGGLDWE comes from the coding sequence ATGCTTGAAACCTATACAGGCGCAGCTATCCTTTTACTGTTCGCCACCGTCATTGCCGTCGGCATGGTCGTGGCCACCTCCCTCCTCGGGCCCAAACGCGAGTTCGCGGACAAGATGGAACCGTTTGAGTGCGGGGAAAGCCAGATTGTCTCGCCCTATCAACGATTTTCCGTCAAATTTTACCTCGTCGCGGTCCTGTTCATCCTGTTCGATATCGAGGCCGTCTTCCTGTTTCCATGGGCCATCCTGTACAAGAAACTCGGCCTGTTTGGGCTGGTTGAGATGATCCTGTTCCTTATTATATTGGGGATCGGCCTGATGTACGTATGGATTCGGGGAGGCCTGGACTGGGAGTGA
- a CDS encoding NADH-quinone oxidoreductase subunit C: protein MSTEIIDKIKAEFGDQVQDSHAFRGDQTVVVKRDCIYDLTRFLRDEPSLDMNFLMDLTAVDYLDKKPVRFEVVYHFFSLKYNNRVRVKVPIDEEDCILDSVVPLYNSANWYEREVWDMYGIKFKGHPNLKRILLYEGFKGHPLRKDYPINKRQPLIGPLN from the coding sequence ATGAGTACTGAAATCATCGATAAAATTAAAGCTGAATTTGGCGATCAGGTTCAGGATTCGCATGCGTTCCGCGGCGACCAGACGGTCGTGGTGAAGCGCGACTGCATCTACGATCTGACCCGATTTTTGAGGGACGAGCCGTCGCTCGACATGAATTTCCTGATGGACCTGACAGCGGTCGATTACCTCGATAAAAAGCCGGTGCGTTTCGAGGTCGTCTATCACTTTTTTTCTTTGAAGTACAACAACCGGGTTCGCGTGAAAGTGCCGATCGACGAGGAAGACTGTATCCTCGACTCCGTGGTCCCGCTGTACAATTCCGCCAACTGGTACGAGCGCGAAGTATGGGATATGTATGGCATCAAGTTCAAAGGCCATCCGAACCTCAAGCGGATTCTGTTGTATGAAGGATTCAAGGGACACCCACTCCGTAAAGATTACCCCATCAACAAACGGCAGCCGTTGATCGGCCCGTTGAACTGA
- the nuoH gene encoding NADH-quinone oxidoreductase subunit NuoH has protein sequence MEDILVELAITLAKIMFVLGVTVGFFAPVLTWVERKQSAIMQDRIGANRADIMGFTALGLFHIMADGLKMFTKEDFIPQGANKFLHTLSPIIALIPAILTFAVVPFGGEYTLFGKEVKLVISDLDVGLLFVFAIASIATYGYVVAGWSSNNNYSLLGSMRTASQMVSYEVTMGLTIIGVLMVYGTMQLTEIGNAQESFFRWGIFLQPLGFFMFFAASIAENKRIPFDNPEAESELVAGYFTEYSGLKFGMFFMAEFIEMVTIAAIVTILFFGAWHVPFIGTATLLEIFDFLGETGSNLVVMFLHVGVFFTKVIFFLFVQMVIRWTLPRFRYDQIMKLGWKILLPLSLANVVVTGIVILLIQ, from the coding sequence ATGGAAGACATACTGGTTGAGTTGGCAATCACCCTTGCCAAAATCATGTTTGTTCTGGGAGTCACCGTCGGCTTTTTTGCGCCGGTTCTGACATGGGTGGAACGCAAGCAGAGCGCCATCATGCAGGACCGCATTGGTGCGAACCGTGCGGACATCATGGGCTTCACCGCGCTGGGTCTGTTTCACATCATGGCCGACGGACTGAAGATGTTCACGAAAGAAGACTTCATCCCGCAGGGCGCCAACAAGTTCCTCCATACGCTCAGCCCCATCATCGCGCTGATTCCCGCCATCCTGACGTTCGCCGTGGTACCGTTCGGTGGGGAATACACGCTGTTTGGAAAAGAAGTCAAGCTGGTGATCTCCGACCTGGACGTCGGATTGCTGTTCGTGTTCGCCATCGCCTCGATCGCCACCTATGGTTACGTCGTCGCCGGGTGGAGCTCCAACAACAACTACTCGCTGCTCGGCTCCATGCGCACCGCCTCGCAGATGGTGTCTTACGAAGTCACCATGGGTCTCACCATCATCGGCGTGTTGATGGTTTACGGCACCATGCAGTTGACGGAAATCGGCAACGCGCAGGAGAGCTTCTTCCGCTGGGGCATCTTTCTTCAACCGCTCGGCTTCTTCATGTTTTTCGCCGCCTCGATTGCGGAAAACAAGCGCATCCCGTTCGACAACCCGGAAGCAGAATCCGAACTGGTTGCCGGTTACTTTACCGAATACAGTGGTTTGAAATTCGGCATGTTCTTCATGGCCGAATTCATCGAGATGGTCACGATCGCCGCGATCGTCACCATTCTCTTTTTCGGCGCGTGGCACGTTCCGTTTATCGGCACCGCCACGCTGCTGGAAATCTTCGACTTTCTGGGAGAGACCGGGTCGAACCTCGTCGTCATGTTCCTGCATGTCGGCGTGTTCTTCACCAAAGTCATTTTCTTCCTGTTTGTCCAAATGGTCATCCGGTGGACGCTGCCGCGTTTCCGGTACGACCAGATCATGAAGCTGGGATGGAAAATCCTGTTGCCCCTGTCGCTGGCGAACGTCGTCGTCACGGGCATCGTCATCCTGCTCATCCAATAA